From the genome of Calditrichota bacterium, one region includes:
- a CDS encoding CYTH domain-containing protein, giving the protein METSNQEIELRLVIVGDDQRGVAKEISQLERWENYSFADAGTRRIHDVYFDTADGALAKQNFGIRIRALDSSVFITIKGEPELLKNGSVRRLEMEQPWSDSAGEMVRQFFRERKIVAPVDALNWQQQNPARLFEQMGLQVIHERFNDRRLKNIVIVGNPKAILVEMAIDEMTFPLGGRKLKLFEIELEQKEAGGERVVAKLKKYFLEKFHNRMLLWAYSKLATGIALQKFITDREFQKTIDSKNQLQRRSYELIERHFQSLGRGIN; this is encoded by the coding sequence TTGGAAACATCAAATCAGGAAATTGAACTTCGGCTGGTCATTGTCGGCGACGATCAGCGCGGCGTTGCCAAGGAGATAAGCCAGCTCGAGCGCTGGGAAAATTATTCGTTCGCGGACGCGGGAACACGACGAATTCATGACGTCTATTTTGATACGGCAGATGGCGCTCTGGCAAAACAGAATTTTGGTATCAGAATCCGCGCCCTGGATAGCTCCGTTTTTATTACTATTAAAGGAGAGCCGGAATTACTGAAAAATGGCAGCGTGCGCCGTCTGGAAATGGAGCAGCCTTGGAGTGACTCGGCCGGGGAGATGGTGCGCCAATTTTTTCGCGAAAGAAAAATTGTTGCTCCTGTTGATGCCTTGAATTGGCAACAGCAAAATCCGGCGCGCCTTTTTGAACAGATGGGGCTGCAAGTCATTCACGAGCGTTTTAATGATCGTCGTTTGAAAAACATTGTCATCGTTGGCAATCCGAAAGCAATCCTGGTCGAGATGGCGATTGACGAGATGACTTTTCCGCTCGGCGGAAGAAAGTTAAAATTATTCGAAATTGAATTAGAACAAAAAGAAGCGGGGGGCGAGCGGGTTGTTGCAAAATTAAAAAAATATTTTTTGGAAAAATTTCACAATCGCATGTTACTCTGGGCTTACAGCAAGCTGGCGACCGGCATTGCACTGCAGAAATTCATCACCGACAGAGAATTTCAAAAAACAATCGACAGCAAAAATCAATTGCAGCGACGTTCGTATGAGTTGATTGAGCGACATTTTCAAAGTCTGGGCAGGGGAATAAATTGA
- a CDS encoding DUF177 domain-containing protein has protein sequence MKIEINALEEGMNEVHFKTSMTELGYDEDEEKMALFPHAIFVDTEIYKISEHFDVKSHVKTKARYVCDRCLEKFDQILESSFRFYVVRKLQESATEENDEYRVLDAHENTIDITEDVIENLLLEVPMKHVCKESCRGLCPTCGANLNLGQCSCESKIIDPRWEKLRQLFVSDK, from the coding sequence ATGAAGATAGAGATTAATGCGTTAGAAGAGGGAATGAATGAGGTTCATTTTAAGACCTCGATGACGGAGCTCGGCTATGATGAAGATGAAGAAAAAATGGCTTTATTCCCTCATGCGATTTTTGTTGATACAGAAATATATAAAATTTCCGAACATTTTGACGTGAAGTCTCATGTGAAAACAAAGGCGCGCTACGTCTGTGATCGTTGTTTGGAAAAATTTGATCAAATATTGGAAAGTTCGTTTCGGTTTTATGTTGTGCGCAAATTACAAGAAAGCGCCACTGAAGAGAACGATGAATACCGCGTTCTTGATGCACATGAAAATACCATTGATATTACCGAAGATGTGATTGAAAATTTGTTGCTTGAAGTTCCAATGAAGCATGTTTGTAAAGAAAGTTGTCGCGGTTTGTGTCCGACATGCGGGGCGAATTTGAATCTTGGCCAGTGCAGTTGCGAAAGCAAAATTATTGATCCGCGCTGGGAAAAACTTCGTCAACTGTTTGTAAGTGACAAATAA
- a CDS encoding DUF11 domain-containing protein: MSVNKKVFLFVYIIILFASTASWAQQNDVTTIQVQAAGDIFTLPTNPDSIGVCVDRCQKEMDAATIRIVQPGFYRIFTGVEYSEGQGNESFYVQFRQSDSSLVPQLEPNAGIEKVVPDTSFRPSLTSRDAGKFYFPPGIYTIHLKHYYFLQYQYPQFLNPPDVPMHGQSPESVHIYNFQFAYEGDKPPQFDISIEKSANYDSVFPGEEIEFELQIANSGPDTAGTIHISDAMPEFLQFIAANPTPDSAQGRVVHWNFTNLSANETQRISYTAVVQEDIPDTVTQVVNFSAVDAPGDTDLTNNQATDTVSIKRKKPTPAPRCDLTINKTVSADSVTGFSPFSYRIIVKNMGPDSAFRVIVTDSLPAEISVTEFSPAPDSVAGQKIFWFTEALAAGDSSVFSLNAQADSSLADHDSTVENHASADAANDTLKTNNQAQCSTFIYWNTPPQPKFCDVSLSKTVSADTIRQGDAATFRLSISNVGPATAKKITVADSLPPTLAPLDFSIAPDSAANSLLFWKFDSLEINAEIAITFQARTRQSFSDTTFQIVNYANVSVPLDTFSVNNYDSAAVIFWDRTKEKIFNCDLLIEKLASKDSLFAGDTLRYFLKIQNLSKNTAQRVTLVDSLPDFLSPKIFSENPDSTAENLLFWHFDSLTGRGEKTISFIAQVDSHLTENISLKNVGAVAAENDTNLANNRDSFSVFAQKKWTPPPVFHCDLQLAKTADKDTVRFDEQLRYLLTVENLGRETARQITVSDTLPAMLTVLGTSPKLDSLNSPLTWQFDSLAAGEKIRISIFTRLATADYDTAFPMTNFAFVNASNDSDLSNNSGHATTTVAVANEPAQYQLELKKEVSKDSVKINEEFDYEISLRNLGPDVAREITLVDSMTSAIIPLAFAPQPDSVVGRMYFWFIDSITVGQTKMFVVTAKLDSQYATADSAVFNVAGIFDSDKEEIRGYRVRARVIPVDEREKKPFGSPKLELSKSADKDTVKVGESFTYSIQISNIGDGAAYHIAVSDTLPENISVANVNPLPDSAKGRILFWSFDSLAGGGTILIQYDAAIDRAPDSTPFSLQNVAVVSAENDTNLVGERTKRHRIVIAEEKPEKPEHYNLEIQKTADRDTVQAGDSFTYQLKVFNHGPGVAFHVTLFDSLPELITGSDFQPAPDSVHQKKLFWFIDTLQPGQQFVASFKATLELTLPKTIMPIMNVAGIYSPDDTSTTDDEDEAEIVANIETKEIDCDHSYYFDVNVFQPDLGRPLQIHFHLSQSQTIELDLYDIRGYHISTIAEKFYHQGENTFSWDGRTASGQPVGSGVYIIALRTQEMDCWKKIIIVR, encoded by the coding sequence TTGTCCGTCAACAAAAAAGTATTTTTATTTGTCTACATCATCATTTTATTTGCTTCCACTGCATCCTGGGCGCAGCAAAACGACGTGACAACGATTCAGGTGCAAGCAGCAGGCGATATTTTTACGCTTCCAACTAACCCAGACAGTATTGGCGTTTGCGTGGATCGCTGCCAAAAAGAGATGGACGCAGCGACTATTCGCATCGTCCAGCCGGGATTCTACCGAATTTTCACCGGCGTCGAATATTCAGAAGGACAGGGGAACGAATCTTTTTACGTTCAATTTCGACAGTCGGACAGTTCCCTGGTCCCGCAATTGGAGCCCAACGCCGGAATCGAGAAGGTTGTGCCAGACACTTCTTTTCGACCGTCGCTGACATCTCGCGATGCAGGAAAATTTTATTTCCCGCCGGGAATTTACACCATTCATCTGAAGCATTACTACTTTTTGCAATATCAATACCCGCAATTCCTCAACCCGCCCGATGTGCCCATGCATGGTCAAAGCCCGGAAAGCGTGCACATTTACAATTTTCAATTTGCCTACGAAGGCGACAAGCCGCCCCAATTTGATATTTCAATCGAGAAATCGGCAAATTACGATTCCGTGTTTCCAGGCGAGGAGATTGAATTTGAACTGCAAATTGCGAACTCTGGTCCCGATACGGCCGGCACAATTCACATCAGCGACGCCATGCCTGAATTCCTGCAATTCATCGCTGCGAATCCGACTCCGGATTCTGCCCAGGGCCGGGTCGTGCACTGGAATTTTACTAATTTGAGTGCCAATGAGACGCAACGAATCAGCTACACCGCCGTTGTTCAGGAAGATATCCCGGACACGGTCACCCAAGTAGTCAATTTTTCCGCTGTCGACGCGCCCGGCGACACAGATTTGACAAACAACCAGGCGACGGACACTGTTTCCATCAAGCGAAAAAAACCCACACCTGCGCCGCGCTGCGATTTGACAATCAACAAAACTGTCAGCGCGGATTCTGTGACAGGATTTTCTCCGTTCAGCTATCGCATCATTGTCAAAAACATGGGGCCAGATTCAGCGTTTCGGGTGATTGTGACCGATTCCCTGCCGGCGGAAATCTCCGTAACTGAGTTTTCGCCCGCGCCGGACTCTGTCGCCGGGCAGAAAATTTTCTGGTTCACCGAAGCGCTTGCCGCTGGCGACAGTTCGGTTTTTTCGCTAAACGCGCAAGCTGACAGCTCTCTCGCTGATCATGACTCGACCGTTGAAAATCATGCCAGCGCCGACGCGGCAAACGACACACTGAAAACCAACAATCAGGCGCAATGCTCCACTTTTATTTATTGGAACACGCCGCCACAGCCGAAATTTTGCGATGTGAGCCTCAGCAAAACAGTTTCTGCGGACACTATTCGCCAAGGAGACGCAGCGACGTTTCGCTTGTCGATCAGCAATGTGGGGCCCGCGACAGCGAAAAAAATCACCGTCGCCGACAGTCTGCCGCCGACGCTGGCGCCGCTCGATTTTTCCATTGCGCCGGATTCCGCGGCGAACTCGTTGCTTTTCTGGAAATTTGATTCCCTGGAAATCAACGCTGAAATCGCAATCACGTTTCAGGCACGCACGCGACAAAGTTTTTCCGACACGACCTTTCAAATCGTCAATTATGCCAACGTCTCTGTTCCGCTCGACACATTTTCCGTCAACAATTACGACAGCGCAGCGGTCATTTTTTGGGACAGGACAAAAGAGAAAATTTTCAATTGCGATTTATTGATTGAAAAACTCGCGTCAAAAGACTCCCTTTTCGCTGGCGACACCTTGCGCTATTTTCTCAAAATTCAGAATTTGTCGAAAAACACCGCCCAGCGAGTAACGCTGGTCGATTCGCTGCCGGATTTTCTTTCGCCAAAAATTTTCTCTGAAAATCCTGATTCAACGGCAGAAAATTTGCTTTTCTGGCATTTTGATTCACTAACAGGGCGCGGAGAAAAAACGATCTCTTTCATCGCGCAAGTCGATTCCCATTTGACTGAAAACATTTCTCTGAAAAATGTTGGCGCAGTCGCTGCGGAGAATGACACCAATCTCGCTAACAATCGGGATTCATTTTCCGTTTTCGCGCAGAAAAAATGGACGCCGCCGCCGGTCTTTCACTGCGATTTGCAATTGGCAAAAACAGCGGACAAAGACACCGTTCGTTTTGACGAGCAATTGCGCTACTTGCTCACCGTGGAAAATTTAGGACGAGAGACAGCGCGGCAAATTACGGTCAGCGACACTTTGCCGGCGATGCTCACTGTTCTGGGCACAAGCCCGAAGCTCGACTCGTTAAATTCACCGCTCACCTGGCAATTTGATTCACTGGCAGCCGGTGAAAAAATCCGGATTTCGATCTTCACACGTCTGGCGACAGCCGATTACGACACCGCTTTTCCAATGACTAATTTCGCCTTTGTGAACGCGTCGAACGACTCTGATCTGAGCAACAATTCCGGCCACGCTACCACGACTGTGGCTGTTGCGAATGAACCCGCACAGTATCAGCTCGAACTAAAAAAAGAGGTCAGCAAAGACAGCGTCAAAATTAACGAGGAGTTCGATTACGAAATTTCCCTGCGCAATCTGGGACCTGACGTGGCACGGGAAATCACCCTCGTCGATTCCATGACCAGCGCCATCATTCCGCTCGCTTTTGCGCCGCAGCCGGATTCTGTCGTCGGCCGAATGTATTTCTGGTTCATCGATTCAATCACTGTTGGGCAGACGAAAATGTTTGTCGTCACGGCAAAATTAGATTCTCAGTACGCGACAGCAGACAGTGCTGTTTTCAATGTCGCCGGAATTTTTGACTCTGACAAAGAAGAAATCCGCGGCTACCGTGTGCGGGCGCGGGTCATTCCGGTGGACGAAAGAGAAAAAAAACCATTCGGCTCGCCAAAACTTGAATTGTCAAAATCAGCGGACAAAGACACCGTCAAAGTTGGGGAATCTTTCACTTATTCCATTCAAATCTCCAACATCGGGGACGGCGCCGCCTATCACATCGCTGTCTCGGACACGCTGCCGGAAAATATTTCAGTCGCGAACGTCAATCCGCTGCCCGATTCCGCGAAGGGCAGAATTCTTTTCTGGAGTTTTGACTCGCTCGCCGGGGGCGGAACGATTCTCATTCAGTACGACGCCGCCATCGATCGCGCGCCGGATTCCACGCCTTTTTCCCTGCAAAATGTCGCCGTTGTGAGCGCAGAAAACGACACCAATCTTGTCGGCGAACGCACAAAAAGACACCGCATCGTCATCGCTGAGGAGAAACCGGAAAAACCGGAGCACTACAATTTAGAAATTCAAAAAACAGCAGACCGCGATACGGTGCAAGCCGGCGACAGCTTCACTTATCAACTCAAAGTGTTCAACCATGGCCCGGGCGTTGCTTTTCACGTGACGCTGTTTGACTCGCTGCCGGAACTGATTACCGGTTCGGATTTTCAACCGGCGCCGGACTCGGTGCATCAAAAAAAATTGTTCTGGTTCATTGACACGCTGCAACCGGGGCAGCAATTTGTGGCTTCTTTCAAAGCAACGCTGGAATTGACGCTGCCCAAAACGATCATGCCGATTATGAACGTGGCAGGAATCTACTCGCCGGACGACACCAGCACAACAGACGACGAAGACGAAGCAGAGATTGTCGCCAATATTGAGACAAAAGAAATCGATTGCGATCATTCTTATTATTTTGATGTGAATGTCTTTCAGCCAGATCTGGGACGGCCTTTGCAAATTCATTTTCATCTCAGCCAGAGCCAGACCATTGAGCTCGATTTGTACGATATTCGCGGCTATCACATTTCCACCATTGCTGAAAAATTTTATCATCAGGGAGAAAATACTTTTTCCTGGGACGGCCGCACAGCTTCCGGACAACCCGTGGGAAGCGGCGTGTACATCATCGCTTTACGAACTCAGGAAATGGATTGTTGGAAAAAAATAATCATAGTCAGGTAA
- the rpmF gene encoding 50S ribosomal protein L32, whose amino-acid sequence MALPKRRHSQSRRDKRRTHWKLTAMNVVDCPNCAQPKLPHRACPNCGYYNGRMVFVPKEA is encoded by the coding sequence ATGGCATTACCTAAGAGAAGACACTCTCAATCAAGACGAGATAAACGACGCACGCATTGGAAATTAACGGCGATGAATGTCGTCGATTGTCCGAACTGCGCGCAGCCGAAATTACCGCATCGCGCTTGCCCCAATTGCGGCTATTATAACGGACGAATGGTCTTTGTGCCTAAAGAAGCATAG
- the plsX gene encoding phosphate acyltransferase PlsX, protein MKIAVDAMGGDFAPRAVVTGAISAARTDRNLEIVLVGDEEAVKRELSLHFRTQELPISIHHASQVIEMKDSPAHALRRKRDSSISVAMELHKKGEVAAVVSAGNTGAVLGAALMKLKKIRGVLRPAIGSILPTGKGRNFLIDVGTNVDSKPQQLMQFGVMGSIFVKKLFSVENPRVGLLNIGEESSKGSDHVQKTYQLFLDAPFNFIGNVEGRSILSETVDVVVCDGFVGNIILKFAESISSVYTRSLRGRIGKRLQYKFGAYLLRPAFRRLKKTFDYAEYGGVPLLGVNGVVIIGHGGSSPKAVTNAIFEAEKMVNENVNGAIEAELEAINK, encoded by the coding sequence ATGAAGATTGCAGTTGACGCTATGGGCGGTGATTTTGCTCCGCGCGCCGTTGTGACGGGCGCGATTTCAGCCGCCAGAACAGACAGAAATCTGGAGATCGTGCTTGTTGGGGATGAGGAGGCAGTAAAGCGTGAGTTGTCTCTTCATTTTCGCACGCAAGAGTTGCCCATTTCGATTCATCACGCGTCCCAGGTCATCGAAATGAAGGACTCGCCGGCTCATGCGCTTCGCAGAAAACGCGACAGTTCAATCAGCGTCGCTATGGAATTACACAAAAAAGGCGAAGTCGCTGCCGTTGTCAGCGCCGGCAACACGGGCGCTGTTTTGGGCGCAGCGCTCATGAAGTTAAAAAAAATTCGCGGCGTTTTGCGTCCGGCGATCGGTTCGATTTTACCCACTGGCAAGGGAAGGAATTTTCTCATCGATGTGGGGACGAATGTGGATTCCAAGCCGCAGCAACTCATGCAATTTGGCGTCATGGGGAGTATCTTTGTTAAAAAACTTTTTAGCGTTGAAAATCCGCGTGTCGGCCTGCTGAACATCGGCGAAGAATCCAGCAAAGGCTCGGATCATGTTCAGAAAACGTACCAACTATTTTTAGACGCGCCGTTTAACTTCATTGGCAATGTCGAAGGTCGGTCTATTTTAAGCGAGACGGTCGATGTGGTGGTATGCGACGGATTTGTCGGAAATATTATTCTGAAATTCGCCGAATCGATCAGTTCGGTTTATACGCGAAGCTTACGGGGGCGAATCGGAAAAAGGCTGCAATACAAATTTGGCGCGTATTTATTGCGGCCGGCTTTTCGGCGGTTAAAAAAAACATTCGATTATGCCGAATATGGCGGCGTGCCATTGCTTGGCGTTAATGGCGTGGTCATTATTGGGCACGGAGGCTCATCTCCCAAGGCGGTGACCAATGCAATTTTTGAGGCGGAAAAAATGGTCAACGAAAATGTCAATGGGGCGATCGAAGCGGAATTAGAAGCTATTAATAAATAG